A genomic region of Arvicola amphibius chromosome X, mArvAmp1.2, whole genome shotgun sequence contains the following coding sequences:
- the LOC119805444 gene encoding 60S ribosomal protein L21-like: MTNTKGKRRGTSYMFSRPFRKHGVVPLATYMRIYKKGDIVAIKGMGTVQKGMPHKCYHGKTRRVYNVTQHAVGIIVNKQVKGKILAKRINVRIEHIKHSKSRDSFLKRVKENDQKKKEAKEKGTWVQLKRQPAPPREAHFVKTNGKEPELLEPIPYKFMA; this comes from the coding sequence ATGacaaacacaaagggaaagaggaggggcacTAGTTATATGTTCTCTAGGCCCTTTAGGAAACATGGAGTTGTCCCTTTGGCCACTTACATGCGAATCTACAAGAAGGGCGATATTGTAGCTATCAAGGGAATGGGCACTGTTCAAAAAGGAATGCCCCATAAATGTTACCATGGCAAAACCAGAAGAGTCTACAATGTCACCCAGCATGCTGTGGGCATCATTGTAAACAAGCAAGTTAAGGGCAAGATTCTTGCCAAGAGAATTAATGTGCGGATTGAACATATCAAGCACTCGAAGagcagagacagcttcctgaagcGGGTGAAGGAGAACgaccaaaagaaaaaggaagccaaagagaagGGCACCTGGGTTCAGCTGAAGCGTCAGCCTGCTCCACCCAGAGAAGCACACTTTGTGAAGACTAACGGGAAGGAGCCTGAGCTGCTGGAGCCCATTCCATACAAATTCATGGCCTga